One Turneriella parva DSM 21527 genomic region harbors:
- a CDS encoding adenylyltransferase/cytidyltransferase family protein encodes MKRIMVDMSATLIHHGHVRLLKKAKELGHVVVALTTDDEIRTKKGYDPELRFEERKEVLEALRYVDEVVPSPWLIEESFLDQHKIDLLVHGHDNSNKISERRLAILPRTQGISSTLLRSRTLQAVAAIMQRDSKDL; translated from the coding sequence ATGAAACGCATCATGGTCGATATGTCGGCCACACTGATACACCATGGCCACGTGCGCCTGCTGAAAAAAGCGAAAGAACTGGGACACGTGGTCGTTGCCCTCACAACGGACGACGAAATTCGTACCAAGAAGGGATACGACCCCGAACTACGATTTGAAGAGCGCAAAGAGGTGCTCGAGGCACTGCGTTACGTGGACGAAGTGGTACCCAGCCCCTGGCTGATTGAAGAGTCATTTCTCGACCAGCACAAGATTGACCTTTTGGTGCATGGCCACGACAACTCCAACAAGATCAGCGAGAGACGGCTGGCGATACTGCCGCGCACACAGGGTATTTCGAGTACCTTGCTCAGAAGCCGCACTTTGCAGGCTGTTGCTGCCATCATGCAGCGCGACAGCAAAGACCTGTAG
- a CDS encoding type II toxin-antitoxin system Phd/YefM family antitoxin, translated as MANSTAAVSEFKAHLSEYLRHVQNGDEITILDHKRPIARVVPIEKESLRDRLGIIPAKKKKFRDIRPKGIKLDIDPAQYVIEDREDRLP; from the coding sequence ATGGCGAATTCAACTGCGGCGGTATCTGAATTCAAAGCACACTTAAGCGAATATTTGCGCCACGTGCAGAATGGCGACGAGATCACGATTCTCGACCATAAGCGGCCGATTGCGAGAGTGGTACCAATAGAGAAGGAGTCATTGAGAGACCGGTTGGGAATTATTCCCGCCAAAAAGAAAAAGTTTCGCGATATCAGACCCAAAGGAATAAAGCTGGATATCGACCCGGCGCAATATGTCATTGAAGATCGCGAAGACCGTTTACCTTGA
- a CDS encoding type II toxin-antitoxin system VapC family toxin: protein MSLKIAKTVYLDASSALRWILNTPDTTAGFGEWDIAGSSVLFEVECCRTLERLLNERKMTPEQYAAAASQLQDLWDSMEKIPVKEDVIALAKQRFVAPMKTLDALHAASAQLWSRALDKEVMVISHDKKLNLIAKSLGLKTLESK, encoded by the coding sequence ATGTCATTGAAGATCGCGAAGACCGTTTACCTTGACGCGTCTTCAGCCCTGCGCTGGATTCTGAACACACCGGATACCACTGCCGGCTTTGGCGAATGGGATATCGCGGGTTCAAGTGTTCTTTTTGAGGTGGAATGCTGCCGAACGCTGGAGCGGCTGCTCAATGAGAGAAAAATGACTCCGGAACAATACGCCGCCGCCGCCAGCCAGCTGCAGGACCTGTGGGATTCAATGGAAAAAATTCCCGTTAAAGAAGATGTAATTGCTCTGGCAAAACAGCGTTTCGTTGCCCCGATGAAGACGCTGGACGCCCTCCATGCCGCGAGCGCCCAGCTTTGGAGCAGGGCGCTGGACAAAGAGGTCATGGTGATCTCACATGACAAGAAATTGAACCTCATCGCTAAATCCCTCGGACTCAAAACATTGGAATCAAAATGA
- the metG gene encoding methionine--tRNA ligase gives MKQKIFITTPIYYVNARPHIGHAYTTIACDTWARYQRLAGKEVFFLTGTDEHGDKIVKAAAAEGKTPGAYCDEISGAFKSAWQKLGLTPDDFIRTTEPRHKAVVQQILQKIYDAGDIYAGEYTGKYCFGCERYLTDKELNEKGECATHLAVPQVISEKNYFFRMQKYLPIWKAELQQNPSHVEPQGFRNEVLGTIDELIKNGEDLSISRPKTRLEWGIEIPFDKDYVTYVWFDALINYVTAAGYPVPLRQAQGDKDSAVVLSPSKGAAGNSFNELWANSYHMIAKDIVKPHGVYWPTMLIAAGIPVYKRLSVHGYWLGFADQKMSKSLGNAKDPLELAGKIGNDALRFFLMREMNFGSDARFSEEIMINRLNANLANDLGNLVQRTLSMLKKYECGPNPASAPHASAAGIDASLKTLKADYIKYFENFEFHNAIEAVFTVIRSLNKVVDDYKPWSLAKENMAECALLLNTLFRAISVVLIYLKPVLPEKTEALLPLLGVTTEQSYPESLVEVKFPEQKLDTWPMLFMRMELETPHPPTPSA, from the coding sequence ATGAAACAGAAAATCTTTATCACCACCCCGATCTACTACGTGAATGCCCGGCCGCATATCGGCCATGCGTACACGACAATCGCCTGCGACACGTGGGCGCGTTACCAGCGCCTCGCCGGGAAAGAAGTGTTCTTTCTGACCGGCACCGACGAGCACGGGGACAAGATCGTCAAAGCTGCTGCAGCCGAGGGCAAAACTCCCGGGGCGTACTGCGACGAAATTTCGGGTGCGTTCAAATCAGCCTGGCAGAAGCTGGGGCTCACCCCCGACGACTTCATTCGCACCACCGAACCGCGCCACAAGGCAGTCGTGCAGCAGATTCTGCAGAAGATCTACGACGCGGGTGACATCTATGCCGGTGAGTACACCGGCAAATACTGCTTCGGCTGCGAGCGCTATCTCACAGACAAAGAGCTGAACGAGAAGGGCGAATGCGCCACCCACCTGGCCGTGCCGCAGGTCATTTCAGAGAAAAACTACTTCTTTCGGATGCAGAAGTACCTGCCCATCTGGAAGGCGGAGCTTCAACAAAACCCCTCTCACGTGGAACCACAGGGCTTTCGAAACGAAGTTTTGGGCACTATAGATGAACTCATCAAGAACGGCGAAGATCTTTCGATCTCACGCCCCAAGACGCGTTTGGAGTGGGGAATCGAGATCCCGTTTGACAAAGATTATGTCACCTACGTTTGGTTCGATGCGCTGATCAACTATGTGACTGCTGCAGGATATCCAGTCCCCCTTCGACAAGCTCAGGGTGACAAAGACTCCGCGGTCGTCCTGAGCCCGTCGAAGGGCGCCGCGGGAAATTCATTCAATGAGCTGTGGGCTAACTCATACCACATGATCGCCAAAGACATCGTGAAACCCCATGGTGTCTACTGGCCGACGATGCTCATCGCCGCGGGCATCCCGGTCTATAAGCGCCTCTCAGTGCACGGCTACTGGCTCGGCTTCGCCGACCAGAAGATGTCGAAAAGCCTGGGCAACGCGAAAGACCCGCTCGAGCTGGCGGGCAAGATCGGCAACGATGCGCTGCGTTTTTTTCTGATGCGCGAAATGAATTTCGGTTCTGACGCGCGCTTCTCTGAAGAGATCATGATCAACCGCCTCAACGCCAACCTCGCGAACGATCTCGGCAACCTCGTGCAGCGCACGCTCTCAATGCTCAAAAAATACGAGTGCGGCCCAAACCCTGCCTCGGCGCCACATGCGAGCGCTGCGGGTATCGATGCCTCGCTAAAAACCTTGAAGGCGGATTACATAAAGTACTTCGAGAACTTCGAATTCCACAATGCAATCGAAGCGGTGTTCACGGTTATCCGCAGTCTCAACAAGGTCGTCGACGACTACAAACCCTGGTCGCTTGCAAAAGAGAACATGGCAGAGTGTGCGTTGCTGCTCAACACGCTGTTCAGGGCGATTAGTGTGGTACTCATCTATCTAAAGCCGGTTCTACCTGAAAAGACCGAAGCGCTGTTGCCGCTCTTGGGTGTGACGACCGAACAAAGTTACCCTGAGTCTTTGGTTGAAGTGAAATTTCCA